Part of the Polyangiaceae bacterium genome, CTTTCGCCACCGGCAAGCACGACAGCATCGGCATCGATCTGGTGGCGATGTGCGCCAACGACGTGCTCACCACCGGCGCGCGCCCGCTGTTCTTCTTGGACTACTTCGCCTGCGGCAAGCTCGACGTCGCTGTCGCCGAGCGGGTCATCGCCGGCATCGCAGACGGCTGCAGGCAGGCGGGGTGCGCCCTGATCGGCGGCGAGACCGCGGAGCTGCCGGGCATGTACCAAGAGGGCGAGTACGACCTCGCCGGCTTCTGCGTCGGCGTGGTGGCCCGGAAGGCGGTGCTCGGCCCGGCTCGTGTAGAGGTGGGTGACGCGGTGATCGGCGTCGCGTCGAGCGGCCTGCACTCGAACGGATACTCTCTGGCGCGGCGCGTGCTCGAGCAGGAGATGAAGCTCGCGCTCGACGCCCGCCTGCCCGAGCTCGAGGAGAGCGTCGGCGACACCCTGCTCACGCCGACGAGGATCTACGCCAAGGCCTGCCTGGGCCTGGGCAAGGCGCTGGGATCGGGCCTGCACGCTTTGTGTCACGTCACCGGCGGCGGCATCGAGGGCAACCTGCCGCGCGTCTTGCCGGCTGGAACGAGCGCGAGAATTCGGCTCGGGCACCGCCGGCCTCGGGTGTTCGACGTGATCGCGCGCGGCGGGCCCGTCACCGAAGCGGAGATGCGCCGGACCTTCAACCTGGGGGTCGGCCTGGTCGCAGTGGTCGAGGGACGGCGACGCGACGCCGCCCTCGCCGCGCTCGGGGCAGCGGGCGAGGAGGCATGGAGCATGGGCGAGATCGTCGCGACCGAGCCCGGCGCCGAGGCCAGCGTCGAGGTCGTGGAGGGCTGAGCTTGCTCGAGCTGGGCGTGCTGGTCTCCGGCAGCGGGACCAACCTTCAGGCGGTCCTGGATGCGATCGCCAACCGGCAGCTCGACGCGCGGGTGCGCCTGGTCATCTCCAACAAAGCCGGCGCCCCCGCCCTGGAGCGCGCGCGGCGCGCGGGCGTCTCCACGCTGGTCTTGTCGCACCGGGACTTCGCCACGCGCGAGGCCTACGACGACGAGCTGGTGGAAGCGCTCACCTCCGCCCGGGTGGGGCTGGTGCTCTTGGCCGGCTTCATGCGCATGCTCACGCCGGTGTTCCTACGGGCCTTTCCGGCGCGCATCGTCAACATCCACCCCTCGCTCTTGCCCGCCTTCCCCGGCCTGCGCGCCCAGGCGCAGGCGCTGGCCCACGGCGTGAAGCTCAGCGGGTGCACGGTGCACTTCGTGGACGACGGCGTGGACACGGGGCCCATCATCACGCAGCGCGCGGTGCCGGTGCTGGACGACGACAGCGTCGAGAGCCTGACCGCGCGCATCCTGGAGCAGGAGCACCTGGCGCTGGTGGAGGCGCTCGGCTGGCTGGCAGCGGGCCGGGTCGAGCTGGTCGCGGCGACTGCCGAATCGCGCGGGCGCGCGCGGCTGAGGGCCGGGTGACCGCGCGGCACTTCGACGTGGTCGTGCTCGGGCGTTCGCTCGGCGCGCTCTCGGCAGCTGCGCTGCTCGCCCGGCGCGACTTCCGGGTGCTGCTGCTCGGCCAGGGACAGCGCCCCCCGAGCTACGAGTACGAGCGCTTCCGCCTGAAGCGCCGCGCCTTCACGCTCTTGTTCGGCGCGAGCCCGGTCTGGTCGCGGATGCTCCACGAGCTGGCGCAGAGCCCGCGTTTCCGCCGCATGGTGCGGCCGCTCGACCCGATGTTCGTGGTGTCGAGCGAGGGCCGCCACCTCGAGGTCCCGCCCGAAATGGAGCTCTTCACGCGGGAAATCGACCGCGAGTTCCCGGAGGTGCGCCAGCTCGTGGACGAGCTCTACGCCAGCTTCGCGCAGGTGAACGCGGCGGTGGACGCGGTGTTCGAGAAGGACGCCGTGTGGCCCCCCGGCACGCTCTGGGAGCGCATCGAGACGCGACGCGCCTCGGCGCTCTTGCCGCTGGTGCGCGGCGCGGAGACGGACCTCCTGGGAAAATTCCCGGTCGGCCATCCCTACCGCGAGATCGTGACGCTGCC contains:
- a CDS encoding phosphoribosylformylglycinamidine cyclo-ligase; amino-acid sequence: MAVTYRDAGVDIDAGDELVERIKPLARSTRIAEVVDGVGGFAGLCALPSDVEDPLLVSGTDGVGTKLKVAFATGKHDSIGIDLVAMCANDVLTTGARPLFFLDYFACGKLDVAVAERVIAGIADGCRQAGCALIGGETAELPGMYQEGEYDLAGFCVGVVARKAVLGPARVEVGDAVIGVASSGLHSNGYSLARRVLEQEMKLALDARLPELEESVGDTLLTPTRIYAKACLGLGKALGSGLHALCHVTGGGIEGNLPRVLPAGTSARIRLGHRRPRVFDVIARGGPVTEAEMRRTFNLGVGLVAVVEGRRRDAALAALGAAGEEAWSMGEIVATEPGAEASVEVVEG
- a CDS encoding phosphoribosylglycinamide formyltransferase produces the protein MEHGRDRRDRARRRGQRRGRGGLSLLELGVLVSGSGTNLQAVLDAIANRQLDARVRLVISNKAGAPALERARRAGVSTLVLSHRDFATREAYDDELVEALTSARVGLVLLAGFMRMLTPVFLRAFPARIVNIHPSLLPAFPGLRAQAQALAHGVKLSGCTVHFVDDGVDTGPIITQRAVPVLDDDSVESLTARILEQEHLALVEALGWLAAGRVELVAATAESRGRARLRAG